In Dehalococcoidia bacterium, the following proteins share a genomic window:
- a CDS encoding queuosine precursor transporter: MPSSPRFLVVAGLFLTALITANITAVKLFQVASVSLPWGGQVLVVLPAGVLVFPLSYIVNDVLTEVYGYRSARAVIWLGFLCNGVAVLFIWLGGLLPPAPGWEGQEAYQRILGYTPRLVAASFAGYLVGELANARVLARLKVATRGRWLWFRTITSTLVGQGLDSLVFITIAFVGTVGAGLLVQIVITQWLAKSLYEALATPLTYLVVGYIKRREGVDTYDYGLTVNPLQVLRGGQKSPGSPTR; encoded by the coding sequence ATGCCCTCCTCTCCGCGCTTCCTAGTGGTGGCTGGGCTTTTCCTGACCGCCCTTATCACGGCCAACATCACCGCGGTGAAGTTATTCCAGGTGGCCTCGGTGTCCCTCCCCTGGGGGGGACAGGTGCTGGTGGTTCTGCCCGCGGGGGTGCTGGTGTTCCCCCTGAGTTACATCGTCAACGATGTGCTCACGGAGGTCTATGGCTACCGTAGCGCGCGGGCGGTCATCTGGCTGGGCTTTTTGTGCAATGGGGTGGCGGTGCTGTTCATCTGGCTCGGGGGCCTTTTGCCCCCCGCTCCCGGCTGGGAGGGGCAGGAGGCGTATCAACGCATCTTGGGCTATACGCCTCGCCTGGTGGCCGCGTCCTTCGCCGGCTACCTGGTGGGGGAACTGGCCAACGCGCGTGTGCTGGCGCGTCTGAAGGTGGCCACGCGGGGGCGGTGGCTGTGGTTTCGCACCATCACCTCCACCCTGGTGGGGCAGGGCCTGGACTCCCTGGTATTCATCACCATCGCCTTTGTGGGCACGGTGGGTGCGGGCCTGCTGGTGCAGATCGTCATCACCCAGTGGCTAGCCAAAAGCCTCTATGAGGCTCTAGCCACCCCCTTGACTTACCTGGTGGTGGGCTACATCAAACGCCGTGAAGGGGTGGACACCTACGACTACGGTCTTACCGTGAACCCGCTGCAGGTTCTGCGGGGGGGGCAAAAGTCTCCAGGTTCCCCCACCCGATAG
- a CDS encoding TIGR03668 family PPOX class F420-dependent oxidoreductase, translated as MVGGSRPLGDGDVLWRVVASARRGFLATADAYGQPHLVPVVFVVQGRRLFIPLDTKPKRVNPLDLKRVRNIRANPRVAFLVDHWDEDWERLAYVLLLGHASLQTQGEDYSAAVTALQDKYPQYRHLPLGTPPLIAVEVTRAIGWGNLETFAPPAEPAAGSR; from the coding sequence GTGGTTGGAGGATCTCGGCCTCTAGGGGACGGTGACGTCCTGTGGCGGGTGGTAGCGTCGGCCCGCAGAGGGTTCTTGGCCACAGCCGATGCTTACGGCCAGCCCCACCTGGTGCCCGTGGTGTTCGTGGTGCAAGGGCGACGCCTGTTCATCCCCCTGGACACCAAGCCCAAGCGGGTCAACCCTCTAGACCTCAAGCGGGTGCGCAACATCCGCGCCAACCCGCGCGTGGCCTTTCTGGTGGACCACTGGGATGAGGATTGGGAGCGGCTGGCCTATGTGCTCCTTCTGGGGCACGCCTCCCTGCAGACACAGGGGGAGGACTACTCCGCAGCCGTAACGGCTTTGCAGGACAAGTATCCCCAATACCGCCACCTGCCTTTGGGGACACCACCCCTCATTGCCGTAGAAGTTACACGGGCTATCGGGTGGGGGAACCTGGAGACTTTTGCCCCCCCCGCAGAACCTGCAGCGGGTTCACGGTAA
- a CDS encoding alpha/beta hydrolase — protein MPFASINGIRLYYEEHGSGYPVVFTHGYAGTTVSWKPQVPALSQKYRFIIYDMRGHGQTEAPRDPSLYSRSIAVEDLYQLLRYLGVREAVVGGLSLGGVISMEFALARPEMVKSLILMDTGPGFRNPQRLADWNTECEERARLLETGGMEAFMRSPYAVDDYYTPPEVMRRLNPIGLAHVARRVMANIPMLPLDKITAPTLILCGTRDKPFIAASYYMAQHIKGSFLSFIPKAGHGSNIDQPDLFNLLVLKWLEDLGL, from the coding sequence ATGCCCTTCGCCAGCATCAACGGTATCCGCCTCTACTATGAGGAGCACGGAAGCGGATATCCCGTGGTATTTACCCACGGATATGCAGGCACCACAGTCTCCTGGAAGCCCCAGGTGCCCGCCCTTTCCCAAAAATACCGCTTCATTATCTACGACATGCGCGGACACGGTCAAACCGAGGCACCCCGCGACCCCTCCCTCTATTCCCGAAGCATTGCCGTAGAGGATTTGTACCAACTCCTGCGTTACTTGGGGGTGCGGGAGGCGGTGGTGGGGGGTCTCTCCCTGGGGGGTGTCATCTCTATGGAGTTCGCTTTGGCCCGCCCGGAGATGGTCAAAAGCCTTATTCTGATGGACACGGGCCCCGGCTTCCGCAACCCCCAACGCCTGGCGGACTGGAACACGGAGTGCGAGGAGCGCGCACGTCTATTGGAGACGGGGGGGATGGAGGCTTTCATGCGCAGCCCCTACGCTGTGGACGACTACTACACGCCCCCAGAGGTGATGCGTCGCCTGAACCCCATCGGGCTGGCCCACGTAGCCCGCCGAGTGATGGCCAACATCCCCATGCTCCCCCTAGACAAAATCACCGCCCCCACACTTATCCTGTGCGGCACCCGCGATAAGCCTTTCATTGCCGCATCCTACTATATGGCCCAGCATATCAAGGGGTCTTTTCTTTCGTTCATCCCCAAAGCAGGGCACGGCTCCAATATTGACCAACCGGACCTGTTCAACCTCCTGGTGCTGAAGTGGTTGGAGGATCTCGGCCTCTAG